One genomic segment of Sander lucioperca isolate FBNREF2018 chromosome 10, SLUC_FBN_1.2, whole genome shotgun sequence includes these proteins:
- the hspb6 gene encoding heat shock protein beta-6 — translation MDFILPPNLPDGGIPWEKVLPPLIPGLNGTYGQYNWFPKLLMPETDNTSSAEVNCDNSGFTVQVDVKHFNPEDLMVKVIGDFVEVQGKHEEKKKDGPGVTTRQFNRRYRIPKGVDTMALESAVSPDGILIISAPMLQTEDPRILTK, via the exons ATGGACTTCATCCTGCCACCCAATCTGCCAGATGGTGGTATCCCATGGGAGAAGGTTTTACCACCTCTTATTCCTGGTCTCAATGGGACTTATGGACAATATAATTGGTTTCCGAAATTACTGATGCCAGAGACTGATAATACCAGCTCCGCAGAG GTTAACTGTGACAACAGTGGATTTACAGTTCAAGTTGATGTAAAGCACTTCAACCCAGAGGACCTAATGGTCAAAGTAATAGGAGACTTTGTGGAAGTGCAAGGAAAGcatgaagaaaaaaag AAGGATGGTCCAGGGGTTACAACACGGCAGTTTAACCGGCGCTACCGAATCCCAAAGGGAGTGGACACCATGGCTTTGGAGTCAGCGGTCTCTCCAGATGGCATCCTTATCATATCTGCACCGATGCTGCAAACCGAGGACCCCAGAATCCTGACCAAATAA